In a single window of the Methanobacterium aggregans genome:
- a CDS encoding MoaD/ThiS family protein, whose protein sequence is MEIKLTIGEKKELKEFLSNLTVKEMLELLDVPSETVVVKKNNRIVIDEELLEDGDELEVIQVIYGG, encoded by the coding sequence ATGGAAATAAAATTGACTATTGGTGAAAAAAAAGAATTGAAGGAATTTCTTTCTAATTTAACAGTTAAAGAAATGCTAGAACTTCTGGATGTGCCGTCTGAAACAGTGGTTGTTAAGAAAAACAACCGTATAGTTATAGATGAGGAATTACTTGAAGATGGGGATGAATTAGAGGTTATACAGGTAATATATGGTGGATAA
- a CDS encoding site-2 protease family protein, which translates to MVLENFDIIEGYVSKHFHVEGFHSTKEGSFFVVNDYHADEFSQLVHEMDEIGYIPFMEPYNGFYRIGIAEKPERGKSNIGINILLFVATIATTLYAGYTFGGEKIWDAVAFSAAIIAILGTHETAHFAAARKHGVDATLPYFVPAPTLIGTFGAVINVKSPIPTKNALFDLGFSGPVAGIIVAVPVLIMGIMLSSVIPAKAGALTFDPPLLMSIFIYLLLPPIPAGYGLNLHPVAFAGWVGIIVTMLNLMPVAFLDGGHISRSLFDEGIHKVISILGIAVTLILGWIPMAILMFVVLFATKRHPGALDNVSGITKWRKFMAVFVLLVFILCLSPVPGGSL; encoded by the coding sequence GTGGTTTTGGAAAACTTCGATATCATTGAGGGTTACGTATCAAAACACTTCCATGTTGAAGGATTCCATTCTACTAAGGAAGGTTCATTTTTTGTTGTTAATGACTACCATGCGGATGAATTCTCCCAGCTCGTCCATGAAATGGATGAAATTGGATACATACCATTCATGGAACCCTATAATGGATTTTACAGGATAGGGATAGCTGAAAAACCAGAGAGGGGTAAATCAAATATTGGGATCAACATCCTCCTTTTTGTTGCAACCATTGCAACCACACTGTACGCTGGCTACACCTTTGGAGGGGAGAAGATCTGGGATGCTGTGGCATTTTCTGCAGCCATAATCGCAATTCTCGGCACACATGAAACAGCCCACTTCGCTGCAGCAAGAAAACACGGTGTTGATGCAACACTACCATATTTCGTACCTGCGCCCACACTCATAGGAACATTTGGGGCAGTGATAAACGTAAAATCTCCAATACCAACAAAGAATGCCCTTTTTGACCTTGGTTTCAGTGGACCTGTTGCAGGGATAATTGTGGCAGTTCCAGTTCTCATCATGGGTATTATGTTGTCATCTGTGATCCCTGCCAAAGCAGGAGCACTCACATTCGACCCACCCCTTTTGATGAGCATCTTCATTTACCTTTTACTTCCTCCAATACCTGCAGGCTACGGTTTAAACTTGCATCCTGTGGCATTTGCAGGATGGGTGGGTATCATCGTCACCATGCTGAACCTCATGCCTGTGGCCTTCCTTGATGGAGGTCATATCTCAAGGTCACTCTTTGATGAGGGGATCCACAAAGTCATATCCATCTTAGGAATAGCTGTAACACTGATCCTTGGATGGATACCCATGGCAATATTGATGTTCGTAGTTCTCTTTGCAACCAAAAGACATCCAGGAGCCCTTGACAATGTTTCGGGGATCACAAAATGGAGGAAGTTCATGGCAGTGTTTGTGCTTTTGGTTTTCATACTCTGCCTTTCACCTGTTCCAGGGGGTTCCTTGTGA
- a CDS encoding damage-control phosphatase ARMT1 family protein produces the protein MKVHYECAPCFLRQAREALDLATDDEDLKMKVTEKILTMLSENFHEGAVSNVLGTDMHRTIKHETGNRDPYSRERVICNEIALKFLPEVERIVKENDGLESYLKAAIAGNVIDFGALGLNSDMESLITETMRKDFAVDDSGELEEALKNSSTVLYLADNVGEIVFDKLLIKKLKEYDVKVTVALKEKPILNDACIPDALSIGLDEVAELASTGTDSIGVIYGDVSEEFKELLQASDMVIAKGLGNYEGLTEMDLGDKPVFSLLNAKCEPVARSIGVAVGDNVLLRL, from the coding sequence ATGAAAGTTCACTACGAATGCGCACCATGCTTCCTCAGACAGGCCAGAGAGGCCCTGGATCTTGCAACGGATGATGAAGACTTAAAAATGAAGGTTACAGAGAAAATACTAACTATGCTGTCGGAAAATTTCCATGAAGGAGCAGTTTCAAACGTTCTTGGAACTGATATGCACAGAACAATAAAACATGAAACTGGAAACAGGGATCCTTACAGCCGTGAACGGGTGATATGCAATGAAATTGCCCTTAAATTCCTCCCGGAAGTTGAGAGGATAGTTAAGGAAAACGATGGTCTTGAAAGTTATCTGAAAGCTGCAATCGCAGGTAACGTCATAGATTTTGGAGCCCTGGGCCTGAACTCAGATATGGAATCACTCATAACTGAAACCATGAGGAAGGATTTTGCAGTGGATGATTCAGGGGAACTTGAAGAGGCACTTAAAAACTCAAGTACAGTTTTATACCTTGCAGACAATGTTGGAGAAATAGTGTTTGACAAGTTACTCATAAAGAAGCTTAAAGAGTACGATGTTAAGGTCACAGTTGCACTGAAGGAGAAACCAATCTTAAACGATGCATGTATTCCAGATGCCCTGAGCATTGGTTTGGACGAAGTTGCAGAACTTGCATCAACAGGTACAGATTCCATTGGAGTTATCTACGGTGATGTTTCAGAGGAATTCAAGGAACTCCTTCAGGCCTCTGACATGGTGATAGCCAAGGGCCTTGGAAACTACGAAGGCCTTACAGAAATGGATCTTGGGGATAAACCAGTTTTCTCCCTCTTGAATGCTAAATGTGAACCTGTTGCACGCAGTATAGGTGTTGCTGTGGGAGATAACGTGCTTTTAAGGCTCTGA